In Aggregicoccus sp. 17bor-14, the following are encoded in one genomic region:
- a CDS encoding HAMP domain-containing protein, with the protein MPPTATLVTPPPGAVNRRLRNYLLEPRFQLKFTSYIVLSSLVLSVLLGAFLVHTTRVLMQETESAVEARSRAAEASRSVSTATLNNELLARMDDPAFEAQLKAKSQAIDAAYEAERSAIVQQRAELVHRQRLTWVVLAGCLLGFIVFVALATIVATHRIVGPLMRIRRIVQAVADGQLQGHLHALRERDELKETFESVSRMVQRLRERQEEDVLELSRALAQAEAGGLAAGALGELRALEARMRHRLDDGDSRAAFAPAPGAAAAGRGVSSRRG; encoded by the coding sequence ATGCCCCCGACCGCGACCCTCGTGACCCCTCCGCCCGGTGCGGTGAACCGCCGCCTGCGCAACTACCTGCTCGAGCCGCGCTTCCAGCTCAAGTTCACCAGCTACATCGTGCTCTCCTCGCTGGTGCTCTCGGTGCTGCTGGGCGCCTTCCTCGTGCACACCACGCGCGTGCTGATGCAGGAGACCGAGTCCGCCGTCGAGGCGCGCTCGCGCGCGGCGGAGGCGAGCCGCAGCGTGTCCACCGCCACGCTCAACAACGAGCTGCTCGCGCGCATGGACGACCCCGCGTTCGAGGCGCAGCTCAAGGCCAAGTCCCAGGCCATCGACGCGGCGTACGAGGCCGAGCGCTCGGCCATCGTGCAGCAGCGCGCCGAGCTGGTGCACCGCCAGCGCCTCACCTGGGTGGTGCTCGCCGGCTGCCTCCTGGGCTTCATCGTCTTCGTGGCGCTCGCCACCATCGTCGCCACGCACCGCATCGTGGGGCCGCTGATGCGCATCCGCCGCATCGTGCAGGCGGTGGCGGACGGGCAGCTGCAGGGACACCTGCACGCGCTGCGCGAGCGCGACGAGCTGAAGGAGACCTTCGAGTCCGTGAGCCGCATGGTGCAGCGGCTGCGCGAGCGGCAGGAGGAGGACGTGCTCGAGCTCTCGCGCGCGCTCGCGCAGGCGGAGGCGGGCGGGCTCGCCGCAGGCGCCCTCGGCGAGCTGCGCGCGCTCGAGGCCCGCATGCGCCACCGCCTGGACGACGGGGACTCGCGCGCGGCGTTCGCCCCCGCGCCCGGCGCCGCAGCCGCGGGCCGGGGCGTCAGCTCGCGGAGAGGGTGA